A region from the Sphaerodactylus townsendi isolate TG3544 linkage group LG01, MPM_Stown_v2.3, whole genome shotgun sequence genome encodes:
- the RCE1 gene encoding CAAX prenyl protease 2 isoform X2 yields MGFRLEGILPAMLLPLLLTMVLFLGPLIQMSMDCPWDLVDGLKVAFDPQFWVLCLTDMRWLRNQVIAPLTEELVFRACMLPMLVPCTGLGPAIFTCPLFFGVAHFHHVIEQLRFRQGSTASIFLSAVFQFSYTAVFGAYTAFIFIRTGHLVGPVLCHSFCNYVGFPAVGAALEHPQRLLVVFCYVLGVVLFLLLLHPMTDPAFFGHLPICTLSRWTSAANSISSLSLCS; encoded by the exons ATGGGCTTTCGGCTGGAGGGCATATTGCCAGCAATGCTGCTGCCTTTGCTGTTAACTATG GTCTTATTCCTTGGCCCCCTTATCCAGATGTCTATGGATTGCCCTTGGGACCTGGTGGATGGTTTAAAGGTTGCATTTG acCCCCAGTTCTGGGTGCTCTGTCTGACCGACATGCGCTGGCTCCGCAACCAGGTCATCGCACCACTCACAGAGGAGTTGGTGTTCCGCGCCTGCATGCTGCCGATGCTTGTTCCTTGCACAGGATTGGGACCCGCCATCTTCACTTGCCCGCTCTTCTTCGGAGTCG CTCACTTTCACCATGTGATTGAGCAGCTACGGTTTCGCCAGGGAAGTACAGCCAGCATCTTCCTCTCAGCAG TGTTCCAGTTCTCCTACACAGCGGTCTTTGGAGCATACACAGCCTTCATCTTCATCAGAACAG GGCACCTTGTTGGGCCTGTCCTCTGCCACTCTTTTTGCAACTACGTTGGATTCCCTGCTGTGGGTGCAGCACTGGAGCACCCACAGCGCCTTCTGGTGGTGTTCTGCTATGTGTTGGGTGtggtcctcttcctcctcctcctgcaccccATGACTGACCCAGCCTTCTTTGGACACCTGCCCATCTGCACCCTGTCCAGGTGGACCTCTGCAGCCAACAGCATCAGCAGCTTATCCCTCTGTTCTTGA